One region of Cryptococcus deuterogattii R265 chromosome 14, complete sequence genomic DNA includes:
- a CDS encoding ATP-binding cassette transporter: MAFAGVGQGIGTYDRTEQASGAPLGRVTSRAHFTDIHPSDDLPAQTEENRAREVGHLARQLTRQSVTVTDDSTDVFSYQEGSDLDPFSDKFNAKKWTKLMFEAVQTCGPARKAGLSFRNLGVHGFGSDADYQKTVGNLPLVGIGSLRDLIGNRKRKVQILNSMDGVLEAGEMLVVLGPPGSGCTTMLKTIAGEMNGIYLDESSSLNYRGITPKEIYGQFRGEAIYTAEVDIHFPNLTVGQTLSFAAEARAPRNPPGGISKKEYAKHMRDVVMSVFGISHTLNTIVGNDFVRGVSGGERKRVTIAEASLAGAPLQCWDNSTRGLDSANAIEFCKNLRLNADYMGISSAVAIYQAPQSAYDCFDKVSVLYEGEQIFFGKTTDAKQFFVDMGFHCPSQQTVPDFLTSLTSPSERRPREGFEGKVPTTPQEFAARWKQSDKYQELLAQIAEFENKYPVHGEKYREFLESRRAQQSKHLRSKSPYTLSYGGQVELCLRRGFDRLRADPSLTLTQLFGNFIMALIIGSVFYNLPVTTSSFYSRGALLFFAILMSAFGSALEILILYAQRGIVEKHSRYAFYHPSAEAVASALTDIPYKVMNCIIFNLTLYFMTNLRREPGAYFFFMLISFTLTMVMSMLFRSIASLSRSLTQALAPAALLILGLVMYTGFAVNVANMRGWARWMNWLDPIAYGFESLMINEFHGREYECSTFVPMGPGYEDATGQQHVCSTAGAVAGSSVVNGDAYINLSYEYYHAHKWRNFGILIGFFLFFTAIYLTATEFITAKKSKGEILVFPRGKIPHALLAQSTHSHGSSDDVEGGKFAGGSNMKKEITGADRANAGIIQKQTAIFSWKDVVYDIKIKKEPRRILDHVDGWVKPGTLTALMGVSGAGKTTLLDVLATRVTMGVVTGEMLVDGKQRDLSFQRKTGYVQQQDLHLETSTVREALRFSAILRQPNTVSIKEKYEYVEEVLKLLEMDGYADAVVGVPGTGLNVEQRKRLTIGVELVAKPALLLFLDEPTSGLDSQTSWNILLLLRKLTEHGQAILCTIHQPSAMLFEQFDRLLFLARGGKTVYFGEVGKGSRILIDYFEKNGASKCPEGENPAEWMLAAIGAAPGSHSEVDWHQTWINSPERIEVRSELARIKETQGGKGEAALQNKDYEKSKAEVKAEYAEFASPLWKQFIVVLMRVWQQHWRTPSYIWAKVALCSLSGLFIGFSFFKAGTSQQGLQNQLFSVFMMFTIFGQLTQQIMPNFVTQRSLYEVRERPSKTYSWKIFILSNIVSEIPWAILMGVIIYFTWYYPIGYYRNAIPEDAVHLRGALMFLYIEMFLLFNATFSIMIVAGIATAETAGNIANLLFSMCLIFCGVLASGSSLPGFWVFMYRVSPFTYLVEGMLSVAVANTDVVCSDIEFLTFNPPSGQSCGDYMSTFITNYGGYLVDENATTACEFCSMSKTNTFLAQFDIYYSNKWRDFGLLWVYVVFNVIAAIGIYWLARVPKNTGKERASEPEDVQEKQVPAQSTEKKYQSISRSSESTVA, translated from the exons ATGGCATTCGCAGGCGTTGGTCAAGGTATAGGTACCTATGACCGTACCGAACAAGCCTCCGGTGCTCCCCTAGGCCGCGTCACATCCCGAGCCCATTTCACAGACATTCATCCTAGCGACGATCTCCCAGCTCAAACGGAAGAAAACCGTGCTCGCGAAGTAGGCCATCTCGCTCGACAACTTACTCGGCAATCTGTAACGGTTACCGATGACTCTACCGATGTGTTTTCGTACCAAGAAGGCTCAGATCTTGATCCTTTTTCCGATAAATTCAATGCTAAAAAATGGACAAAATTGATGTTTGAGGCCGTTCAGACTTGTGGACCCGCGAGAAAAGCTGGCTTGTCCTTCAGAAATCTTGGTGTTCACGGTTTTGGTTCCGATGCAG ACTACCAAAAGACCGTCGGTAATCTCCCACTCGTTGGTATCGGCTCTCTCAGAGACTTGATCGGTAATCGCAAACGCAAGGTTCAAATCTTGAACAGTATGGACGGTGTTCTAGAGGCGGGTGAAATGCTCGTCGTCCTCGGTCCTCCCGGAAGCGGTTGTACGACAATGCTCAAGACGATTGCTGGAGAGATGAACGGCATTTACTTGGAtgagtcttcttcacttaATTATAGAG GTATCACCCCGAAGGAAATTTACGGCCAATTCCGAGGCGAAGCTATCTACACTGCCGAAGTCGACATTCATTTCCCCAACCTTACTGTCGGCCAAACGTTATCTTTCGCTGCTGAAGCTCGAGCTCCTCGAAACCCTCCTGGAGGTATCTCTAAAAAGGAATACGCCAAGCACATGCGAGATGTCGTCATGTCTGTTTTTGGTATTTCCCACACTCTGAACACTATCGTCGGCAATGATTTCGTTCGTGGTGTCAGTG GTGGCGAACGAAAACGTGTAACTATTGCCGAGGCCTCTCTTGCCGGTGCTCCCCTTCAGTGTTGGGACAACTCCACTCGTGGTCTCGACTCTGCCAACGCCATTGAATTCTGCAAAAACCTCCGTCTTAACGCCGACTACATGGGTATTTCCTCAGCGGTTGCCATTTACCAAGCTCCCCAATCCGCTTACGATTGTTTCGACAAGGTCTCCGTCCTCTATGAAGGCGAGCAGATCTTTTTTGGCAAGACCACTGATGCAAAGCAGTTCTTTGTCGATATGGGATTTCACTGCCCTTCTCAACAGACGGTGCCAGACTTCCTTACCTCGCTCACCAGTCCGAGTGAACGTAGACCAAGAGAAGGATTCGAAGGCAAGGTACCCACCACTCCACAGGAGTTTGCGGCTCGATGGAAGCAGAGCGACAAATATCAGGAGCTGTTGGCACAGATCGCCGAGTTTGAGAACAAGTACCCCGTTCACGGCGAAAAGTATCGAGAGTTCTTGGAATCGAGAAGGGCTCAACAGTCCAAGCATCTTCGATCCAAGTCTCCTTATACACTTTCATATGGCGGTCAAGTCGAGCTGTGTCTTCGAAGAGGTTTCGACCGTCTTCGAGCGGATCCCAGTCTGACTCTTACTCAGTTGTTTGGCAATTTTATCATGGCTCTTATTATCGGTTCAGTATTTTATAATCTTC CTGTGACAACGAGCAGTTTTTATTCACGAGGTGCTTTGCTGTTTTTTGCGATTTTGATGAGTGCTTTTGGATCTGCTTTGGAA ATTCTTATTCTCTACGCCCAACGAGGTATTGTCGAGAAGCACTCGCGTTACGCTTTCTACCATCCTTCAGCCGAAGCGGTCGCCTCTGCTCTTACCGACATTCCTTACAAGGTCATGAACTGTATCATTTTCAACTTGACTTTGTACTTCATGACCAATCTCCGACGTGAACCTG GAGcatatttcttcttcatgctCATCAGTTTCACGCTTACGATGGTCATGTCCATGCTCTTCCGATCTATCGCCTCCCTCAGTCGATCCCTTACCCAGGCTCTCGCCCCTGCtgctctcctcatccttggCCTGGTCATGTACACTGGTTTTGCCGTTAACGTAGCCAACATGCGTGGCTGGGCCCGATGGATGAACTGGCTTGACCCTATTGCTTATGGCTTTGAATCCCTCATGATCAATGAGTTCCATGGCAGGGAGTACGAGTGCTCGACGTTTGTTCCAATGGGCCCCGGGTACGAGGACGCAACTGGTCAACAGCACGTTTGTTCCACGGCCGGTGCTGTGGCGGGTTCTTCTGTGGTTAATGGCGATGCCTACATCAACTTATCATACGAGTATTACCACGCGCATAAATGGAGAAACTTTGGTATTTTGATCGggttcttccttttcttcaccGCCATTTACTTGACTGCTACTG AATTCATTACAGCCAAGAAGTCCAAAGGTGAAATTCTTGTCTTCCCCCGAGGCAAGATCCCACACGCTCTCCTTGCTCAGTCCACTCACTCCCATGGCTCATCCGACGACGTTGAAGGCGGCAAGTTTGCCGGTGGCTCTaatatgaagaaggaaatcaCCGGTGCTGACCGAGCGAATGCTGGGATCATCCAGAAGCAGACCGCTATCTTTTCTTGGAAAGATGTCGTTTATGacatcaagatcaagaaggagcCTAGAAGGATCTTGGATCATGTAGATGGATGGGTCAAGCCTGGTACCTTGACTGCTCTTATG GGCGTTTCTGGTGCTGGTAAGACTACCCTTCTCGACGTGTTGGCCACGCGAGTTACTATGGGTGTGGTTACCGGTGAAATGCTCGTCGACGGCAAACAGAGAGACTTGTCATTCCAGCGAAAGACTGGCTACGTTCAGCAACAAGATCTTCATCTCGAAACTAGCACTGTGCGAGAGGCCCTCCGGTTCAGCGCTATTCTTCGACAGCCCAACACTGTTAGCATCAAGGAGAAATATGAGTATGTGGAAGAAGTTTTGAAGCttttggagatggatggtTACGCCGACGCTGTCGTTGGTGTGCCCGGCACTG GTCTCAATGTTGAACAGCGAAAGCGTCTCACCATCGGTGTCGAGCTCGTAGCCAAGCCTGcccttttgcttttcctcgACGAACCCACCTCTGGTCTCGACTCTCAAACCTCATGgaacattcttctcctccttcgaAAGCTGACCGAACACGGTCAAGCTATTCTCTGTACCATCCATCAACCGTCCGCCATGCTTTTTGAACAGTTTGAccgtctcctcttcctcgctaGAGGTGGTAAGACCGTCTACTTTGGCGAGGTCGGCAAGGGATCTCGTATTCTCATTGATTATTTTGAGAAGAACGGTGCTTCCAAGTGCCCGGAAGGTGAGAATCCTGCGGAATGGATGTTGGCTGCTATCGGTGCTGCACCGGGCTCTCACTCTGAAGTCGATTGGCACCAGACATGGATTAACAGCCCTGAGCGAATCGAAGTCCGCAGTGAGCTTGCTAGGATCAAGGAAACTCAAGGCGGTAAGGGTGAAGCGGCTCTGCAGAACAAGGATTATGAAAAGAGCAAGGCAGAGGTGAAGGCGGAGTATGCAGAATTCGCATCGCCCTTGTGGAAGCAGTTTATTGTTGTGTTGATGAGGGTTTGGCAACAGCATTGGAGGACTCCTAGCTATATATGGGCCAAGGTTGCTTTGTGCTCTTTGTCT GGTCTCTTTATAGGATTCAGTTTCTTCAAGGCGGGTACTTCCCAACAAGGCTTGCAGAACCAGTTATTTTCCGTCTTCATG ATGTTTACAATCTTTGGACAACTTACCCAACAAATCATGCCAAACTTTGTTACTCAGCGAAGCTTATACGAAGTACGAGAGAGACCTTCAAAGACATATTCTTGGAAGATCTTTATTTTGAGTAACATTGTTTCGGAAATTCCTTGGGCTA TTCTCATGGGTGTCATCATCTACTTTACCTGGTATTATCCCATTGGTTATTACCGCAACGCCATCCCTGAAGATGCTGTCCACCTCCGAGGCGCTCTCATGTTTTTGTACATTGAAAtgttcttgctcttcaacgCTACTTTTTCGATCATGATTGTGGCAGGTATCGCGACGGCTGAAACTGCTGGTAACATTGCGaaccttctcttctccatgtGCCTGATTTTCTGCGG TGTATTGGCGTCTGGTTCCTCTCTCCCCGGTTTCTGGGTCTTTATGTATCGTGTTTCGCCGTTCACCTATCTCGTCGAAGGCATGCTCAGTGTTGCTGTCGCCAATACCGATGTCGTCTGTTCAGACATCGAATTCCTCACTTTCAACCCTCCCTCTGGCCAGTCTTGTGGCGATTATATGTCGACTTTCATTACTAATTACGGAGGCTATTTGGTGGATGAGAATGCGACGACGGCATGCGAGTTCTGTTCTATGAGCAAAACCAACACTTTCTTGGCGCAGTTCGATATTTACTACAGTAACAA GTGGCGAGATTTTGGTCTGTTATGGGTGTACGTCGTTTTCAACGTCATTGCGGCAATTGGTATCTACTGGCTCGCTCGTGTG CCAAAGAACACTGGTAAAGAACGAGCGTCTGAACCGGAGGACGTACAGGAGAAGCAGGTCCCTGCACAGTCTACCGAGAAGAAGTATCAGTCCATATCTCGAAGCTCCGAGTCCACCGTGGCATaa